In Aestuariibaculum lutulentum, one DNA window encodes the following:
- a CDS encoding ABC transporter permease, whose amino-acid sequence MKQSITLDRVTKFMGLGFLITLKSLFTGELDKEGFRNFLRKVVVPIASIFLFIGLWHMGAKSLYNIEADYKIEKALTEQGQEAADAMKACIASGDISCQPNTLPSPAQVWESYKSLLRDHQIISADKAAFAEKTAVINAKRIAEGKDPIVYTGRPSFVDQILTSLKTVFAGFLLALVIAVPIGVIIGLSKTLRSSVNWLIQIFKPVSPVVWLLLVFMIVKTMTKDSNSDSAFIISFISVGLCSMWATLVNTAMGVASVDKDYINVAKVLKLGPVQKVFKVILPSSLPLIFTGLRITLSVAWMVLIAIELLAQSPGLGSFVWEEFQNGAIDSNSKIIVAMFVIGGIGFLLDRIMLTIQNTVSFNKTSGI is encoded by the coding sequence ATGAAACAGAGCATAACATTAGATAGAGTGACCAAATTTATGGGACTTGGATTTTTAATCACTTTAAAATCCTTGTTTACCGGAGAATTAGATAAAGAAGGGTTTAGAAACTTCTTAAGAAAAGTTGTCGTGCCAATCGCTTCCATATTCTTATTTATTGGCTTATGGCACATGGGGGCTAAATCTTTATACAATATAGAAGCAGATTATAAGATTGAGAAAGCTTTAACTGAACAAGGGCAGGAGGCAGCAGATGCTATGAAAGCATGTATAGCTTCTGGAGATATAAGTTGCCAACCTAACACATTACCGTCTCCTGCGCAAGTTTGGGAATCGTATAAATCGTTATTAAGAGATCATCAAATAATTAGTGCAGATAAAGCAGCTTTTGCAGAGAAAACAGCAGTAATAAATGCAAAACGTATTGCTGAAGGAAAAGATCCAATCGTGTATACGGGGCGTCCGTCGTTTGTAGATCAGATTTTAACCAGCTTAAAAACAGTGTTTGCAGGATTTTTATTAGCCTTGGTTATTGCAGTGCCAATTGGAGTTATCATAGGATTGAGCAAAACACTAAGAAGTTCAGTGAACTGGTTAATCCAGATTTTTAAACCGGTATCTCCTGTAGTGTGGTTGTTATTAGTGTTCATGATTGTGAAAACGATGACTAAAGATTCAAATTCCGATAGTGCATTCATCATCTCATTTATAAGTGTTGGTTTGTGTTCTATGTGGGCGACTTTAGTAAATACTGCTATGGGGGTGGCATCGGTAGATAAAGATTACATCAACGTGGCTAAGGTTTTGAAATTAGGACCGGTACAGAAAGTGTTTAAAGTGATTTTACCTTCTTCATTACCATTAATATTTACAGGTTTGAGAATCACATTATCTGTGGCTTGGATGGTTCTTATTGCCATCGAATTATTAGCGCAGAGTCCAGGTTTAGGGTCGTTTGTATGGGAGGAATTTCAGAATGGAGCTATCGATTCGAATTCGAAAATTATTGTAGCCATGTTTGTAATCGGTGGTATAGGATTCTTATTAGATCGAATCATGTTAACCATTCAGAATACCGTATCATTCAATAAGACCAGCGGAATTTAA
- a CDS encoding sulfite exporter TauE/SafE family protein: MLLDNQNIYVFLFLLPVISFLYASVGHGGASGYLALMALFSFAPETMKPTALLLNLFVAGISFYYYYRGGFFNKKLFISFAITSIPLAFLGGTIEIDASIYKKILAVLLVFAILKMLNFFGKENDTIKDVKLWQGLVVGGIIGFFSGLIGIGGGIILTPIILLLHWGKMKEAAAVSALFIWVNSASGLIGQLSSGITLEKESFILVAIALIGGVLGGYLGSKKINNTALRYILAFVLVIACIKLFFT, from the coding sequence ATGCTATTGGACAACCAAAATATATATGTTTTTCTATTTCTATTACCCGTTATATCCTTCCTATATGCCAGTGTCGGACACGGAGGAGCCAGCGGCTATCTGGCCTTAATGGCTTTGTTTTCGTTTGCTCCAGAAACAATGAAACCCACTGCCTTATTGTTAAATTTGTTTGTTGCCGGCATATCGTTTTACTATTACTATCGCGGTGGATTTTTCAATAAAAAACTATTCATTTCCTTTGCCATTACCTCAATCCCTCTGGCCTTTCTGGGAGGTACCATTGAAATTGATGCCTCTATTTACAAAAAAATATTAGCTGTTTTGTTAGTATTTGCCATTTTAAAAATGCTGAATTTCTTTGGAAAAGAAAATGACACTATAAAAGACGTTAAACTTTGGCAAGGATTAGTTGTTGGCGGTATAATTGGATTTTTTTCCGGACTCATTGGTATTGGTGGCGGTATCATATTAACACCAATTATTTTGCTACTGCATTGGGGCAAAATGAAAGAAGCCGCTGCGGTTTCAGCCCTGTTTATTTGGGTTAATTCTGCATCTGGGCTTATCGGACAACTAAGTAGCGGTATTACCTTAGAAAAGGAATCGTTTATTTTAGTAGCTATCGCGCTAATTGGAGGGGTTCTTGGAGGCTACTTAGGAAGTAAAAAAATCAACAATACAGCACTTCGTTATATTTTAGCTTTTGTTTTAGTTATTGCTTGTATTAAATTATTCTTTACTTAA
- a CDS encoding CmpA/NrtA family ABC transporter substrate-binding protein, with protein MKSVLKKSAWALSVSLLLFSCGGKDSKKKAVTEDIAANVSKTKTLDIEKPQLTFGFIKLTDMAPLAIAKEKGFFEDEGLFVSVEAQSNWKNVLDRVIDGQLDGSHMLAGQPIAAGAGFGRQAELVTAFSMDLNGNGITVSNDVWSKMKANVPMGEDGKPVHPIKADALKPVIADYKNSGKAFKMGMVFPVSTHNYEIRYWLAAAGIHPGMYTAENVQGQIDAEVLLSVTPPPQMPATLEAGTIYGYCVGEPWNQQAVFKGIGVPVVTNYDIWKNNPEKVFVMTKKFVEENPNTAIAVTKALIRAGKWLDEPGNRAEAVKILSMPQYVGADEVVLANSMTGTFEFEKGDKREMPDFNVFYKYNATYPFYSDGIWFLTQMRRWGQIPEAKPADWYAETIKDIYRPDIWKKAASLLVEEGYIPASDIPQTDGYKPATTDFIDGTSYDAKDPIGYINSFKIGNKDK; from the coding sequence ATGAAATCAGTATTAAAAAAATCAGCATGGGCATTATCAGTTTCATTACTGCTATTTTCTTGTGGTGGAAAAGATTCTAAAAAGAAAGCGGTTACAGAAGATATCGCAGCGAATGTATCTAAAACAAAAACTTTAGATATAGAGAAACCTCAGTTAACCTTTGGTTTTATAAAATTAACAGATATGGCACCTTTAGCCATTGCTAAAGAAAAAGGCTTCTTTGAAGATGAAGGTTTATTTGTGTCCGTAGAAGCGCAGTCAAACTGGAAAAATGTATTAGATAGAGTAATCGATGGTCAGTTAGACGGATCGCATATGTTGGCTGGGCAGCCAATTGCAGCAGGAGCTGGTTTTGGTAGACAAGCGGAACTGGTAACGGCTTTTTCAATGGACTTAAATGGTAACGGTATTACAGTGTCTAACGATGTGTGGTCTAAAATGAAAGCTAATGTACCAATGGGAGAAGACGGTAAACCAGTTCATCCTATTAAGGCAGATGCCTTAAAACCTGTAATTGCGGACTATAAAAATAGTGGGAAAGCCTTTAAAATGGGAATGGTATTTCCGGTATCTACACACAACTATGAAATTAGATATTGGTTAGCAGCAGCGGGAATTCACCCTGGAATGTATACAGCAGAAAATGTACAAGGACAAATTGATGCAGAAGTATTATTATCTGTAACACCTCCGCCACAAATGCCTGCAACCTTAGAAGCAGGAACAATTTACGGATATTGTGTAGGTGAGCCATGGAATCAACAAGCAGTGTTTAAAGGTATTGGGGTACCGGTAGTTACAAACTATGATATCTGGAAAAACAATCCAGAGAAAGTATTTGTAATGACTAAGAAGTTTGTTGAAGAGAACCCGAATACGGCTATCGCAGTTACTAAAGCATTAATTCGTGCAGGAAAATGGTTAGACGAACCAGGAAACAGAGCGGAAGCAGTAAAAATCTTATCAATGCCTCAATACGTTGGAGCTGACGAAGTGGTATTAGCAAATTCAATGACTGGAACGTTCGAGTTCGAAAAAGGAGATAAACGTGAAATGCCAGACTTTAACGTATTCTACAAGTACAATGCAACCTATCCTTTCTATTCAGATGGTATCTGGTTCTTAACTCAAATGCGTCGTTGGGGACAAATTCCTGAAGCGAAACCAGCTGACTGGTATGCTGAAACGATTAAAGATATATACAGACCTGATATCTGGAAAAAAGCAGCTTCACTTTTAGTTGAAGAAGGATATATTCCAGCTTCAGATATTCCTCAAACCGATGGATATAAACCAGCAACTACAGACTTTATTGACGGAACATCGTACGATGCAAAAGATCCGATTGGGTATATAAACAGTTTCAAAATAGGAAACAAAGACAAATAA
- a CDS encoding ferredoxin--NADP reductase produces MKLLVTDIIKETDDALSVCFKNGNIFNKLKYKPGQFLTIHVPINGQIYKRAYSFSSSPYIDRDLKITIKRVDKGIVSNFVHDNLKVGDKLEVDKPMGSFFVEPKKGEAKTYVFFAGGSGITPIYSIIQSILVKEVDSKVLLFYANQTQSSIIFAEEIKQLSNIYPDQFKVEHIVSNLNLKAENYHQGFLSNTILTSVFSKHKLEFDDYVYMVCGPFGYMEKVKELLNLNGITREKIKVEVFKLPKVKVTGKDLLSNVTIKIKDQSYGIKVRGDKSILQQAMSENIAIPYSCRSGMCSTCKATCVSGDIKMVEGHILEQSEVDQGKILTCVSYPESESVVIEF; encoded by the coding sequence ATGAAATTATTAGTAACGGATATCATAAAAGAAACAGATGATGCATTAAGTGTCTGTTTTAAAAATGGTAACATATTTAATAAGTTAAAATATAAACCCGGACAATTTTTAACAATACACGTACCTATAAACGGTCAAATATATAAACGTGCTTATTCTTTTAGTAGTAGTCCATATATAGATAGAGACCTAAAAATAACCATTAAAAGGGTTGATAAAGGTATTGTGTCTAATTTTGTTCATGATAATTTAAAGGTAGGAGACAAGCTGGAGGTTGATAAACCTATGGGGTCCTTTTTTGTTGAGCCTAAAAAGGGGGAGGCAAAAACCTATGTGTTTTTTGCCGGAGGAAGCGGGATAACTCCTATATACTCTATAATTCAGTCGATTCTTGTTAAAGAGGTAGATTCAAAAGTGTTGCTTTTTTATGCGAATCAAACGCAATCGTCTATAATTTTTGCGGAAGAGATAAAGCAATTGTCTAATATATATCCAGATCAATTTAAGGTAGAACATATTGTTTCTAATTTAAATTTAAAGGCGGAAAATTATCACCAGGGTTTTCTTTCTAATACTATTTTAACCAGTGTTTTTTCAAAGCACAAACTTGAGTTTGATGATTATGTTTATATGGTGTGTGGTCCGTTTGGTTATATGGAGAAGGTAAAAGAGCTTCTGAATTTGAATGGAATTACCAGAGAAAAAATTAAGGTGGAGGTGTTTAAGTTGCCAAAGGTGAAAGTTACGGGTAAAGATTTGCTAAGTAATGTTACTATTAAAATAAAAGATCAATCATATGGTATAAAGGTAAGGGGAGATAAGTCTATACTTCAACAAGCGATGTCCGAGAATATTGCTATACCATATTCATGCAGGTCTGGTATGTGTTCTACCTGTAAAGCGACTTGTGTATCCGGTGATATTAAAATGGTTGAAGGGCATATTCTAGAGCAAAGTGAAGTTGATCAAGGGAAAATATTAACCTGTGTGAGTTATCCGGAAAGTGAGTCGGTTGTTATTGAATTTTAA
- a CDS encoding molybdopterin molybdotransferase MoeA, translated as MISISEAIDIVKNKCLPLLKETTKPLEKAGGYKLSSNIYAPINMPPFRQSAMDGYALNWHDKLTYTVIGEIKAGDNHQPILKKGEAVRIFTGAPVPDSANTVIMQEKVSRNENTIKLDDPITINLNIRTVGEQVKKSQLALAKDTKLTPAAIGYLSSLGIKEVNVYQKPTIAIIATGNELIEPGLHLEYGQIYESNSKMLLSTLYSLKFYDVTLHKVKDDYNETLNTLDKVIKGHDLVIISGGISVGDYDFVEEALKALHVEEHFYKVNQKPGKPLFFGTKEDTYIFALPGNPAASLTCFYMYVFTALQRLMNNEFYKLPRIQVKSESLFKKHGDRPQFLKAIYNGNAVTILEGQSSSMLQTYAICNALVFMPGEQSKIKVDDLVEVILLPV; from the coding sequence ATGATATCAATTTCCGAAGCCATAGACATAGTAAAAAACAAGTGCTTACCATTACTAAAAGAGACGACTAAGCCTCTGGAGAAAGCAGGAGGATACAAATTAAGCAGCAACATTTACGCTCCTATTAACATGCCGCCTTTCAGGCAATCGGCAATGGACGGCTATGCTTTAAACTGGCATGATAAATTAACCTATACCGTTATTGGAGAAATAAAGGCAGGAGACAATCATCAACCTATCTTAAAAAAAGGAGAAGCCGTTAGAATTTTTACAGGCGCACCGGTTCCGGATTCTGCAAATACCGTTATTATGCAAGAAAAAGTATCCAGAAACGAAAACACAATTAAACTCGACGATCCCATTACCATAAACCTAAACATAAGAACCGTTGGCGAACAAGTTAAAAAAAGCCAGTTAGCGCTAGCTAAAGACACCAAACTAACACCTGCCGCCATAGGATACTTAAGTTCTTTGGGTATTAAAGAAGTTAATGTATACCAAAAACCTACCATTGCTATTATCGCAACAGGAAATGAATTAATAGAACCAGGTTTACATTTGGAATACGGCCAGATTTACGAAAGCAATTCAAAAATGCTTCTAAGTACATTGTACAGCTTAAAATTCTATGATGTAACACTTCACAAAGTAAAGGACGATTATAACGAAACTCTGAACACACTTGACAAGGTTATTAAAGGACATGATTTGGTTATTATTTCCGGAGGAATATCGGTTGGTGATTATGATTTTGTTGAAGAAGCATTAAAAGCTTTACATGTGGAAGAACATTTTTATAAAGTAAACCAAAAACCAGGAAAACCTTTGTTTTTTGGCACCAAAGAAGACACTTACATATTTGCTTTGCCTGGCAACCCCGCCGCATCGTTAACCTGTTTTTACATGTATGTTTTCACGGCCTTACAACGACTTATGAATAATGAATTCTATAAATTACCACGAATTCAGGTAAAGTCAGAATCGTTATTCAAAAAACACGGCGATCGCCCGCAATTTTTAAAAGCTATTTACAATGGTAATGCCGTTACCATATTAGAAGGACAAAGCTCGTCCATGCTGCAAACCTATGCCATTTGTAACGCTTTGGTTTTTATGCCAGGTGAACAATCTAAAATAAAAGTAGATGATTTAGTTGAAGTCATTCTGCTTCCCGTCTAA
- a CDS encoding cytochrome c3 family protein: MFKVNPLRKRQIIGGVFGLLLGGFIFFVLTLDASEKYVSIGPMNTGHSDMSCVVCHADAKGNLWQQVQSNISHSFGFRKTGVDFGTKDVTVDNCLQCHDRPNDRHPSYRFSEPRFSDAIKVIDATTCITCHSEHHEERVSVPTADYCMNCHQDLEVENDPLDISHAMLIAKEEWTTCIQCHDFHGNHKYEVATRLKDTIPMLTIEKYFQGGADPYGDDKKYIGLSELEWLEQFKNKINK, encoded by the coding sequence ATGTTTAAAGTAAATCCATTAAGAAAAAGACAAATAATAGGCGGGGTGTTCGGACTTTTGCTGGGTGGATTTATTTTCTTTGTATTAACTCTTGATGCTTCAGAGAAGTATGTATCTATAGGTCCTATGAATACCGGGCATAGCGATATGTCTTGCGTGGTTTGTCACGCAGATGCTAAAGGGAATCTTTGGCAGCAGGTTCAGTCTAATATTTCACATAGTTTTGGTTTTAGAAAAACAGGCGTCGATTTCGGAACAAAAGATGTAACTGTTGATAATTGTTTGCAATGTCATGACCGACCTAATGATAGGCATCCATCATATCGTTTTTCAGAACCTCGATTTAGTGATGCTATAAAGGTTATTGATGCAACAACTTGTATTACGTGTCATTCGGAGCATCACGAAGAAAGGGTTTCAGTTCCAACAGCAGATTATTGTATGAATTGCCATCAGGATCTTGAAGTTGAGAACGATCCTTTAGATATTAGTCATGCCATGCTTATAGCAAAAGAAGAGTGGACAACCTGTATACAATGTCATGATTTTCATGGTAATCATAAATATGAAGTGGCTACCAGATTAAAAGATACTATACCTATGCTAACTATTGAGAAGTATTTTCAAGGAGGGGCAGATCCATATGGTGATGATAAAAAATATATAGGTTTATCGGAGTTGGAATGGTTGGAGCAATTTAAAAATAAAATCAACAAATAA
- a CDS encoding NTP transferase domain-containing protein, with protein MITKNNITGIILSGGKSSRMGTDKGLLTLNGKPFTKHVIDALEPLVSEIIIVSNHSDYDIFNKRRIEDIITDSGPVAGIASGLKASKTPYNVVLSCDIPLIKPEVLQVLINHISDDVDIIQVESHGKTMPLVAIYKSTCAETFINLLNNDERRLRHAVNQCKVKTITLPSELADSVMNVNTPEELKQLKMTINIKYFGQIAEVTQIDEETIEHTKTTVTELIESLTLKYPKLKLKDFKVAQNKELVSNETLLTGEDIAILPPFAGG; from the coding sequence ATGATAACAAAAAACAACATAACAGGCATTATTCTTTCCGGCGGAAAAAGTAGTCGCATGGGAACAGACAAAGGCTTACTTACGCTTAACGGAAAACCATTTACCAAACATGTTATCGATGCTCTAGAACCCTTGGTTTCTGAAATTATTATAGTGTCTAACCATTCAGATTATGATATTTTTAATAAACGTAGAATTGAAGATATTATCACAGATTCCGGTCCCGTTGCAGGCATTGCTTCTGGATTAAAAGCATCGAAAACACCCTACAATGTGGTTTTAAGTTGCGATATTCCTTTAATAAAGCCCGAAGTCCTGCAAGTACTTATTAATCATATTTCTGATGACGTCGACATTATTCAAGTAGAAAGCCACGGAAAAACGATGCCTTTAGTTGCCATTTACAAATCAACCTGTGCTGAAACGTTTATTAATCTTTTAAACAATGATGAACGTCGATTGCGACATGCCGTAAATCAGTGTAAAGTAAAAACAATAACATTACCTTCTGAACTAGCCGATAGCGTCATGAACGTAAACACACCTGAGGAATTAAAACAATTAAAAATGACTATTAACATCAAGTATTTCGGACAAATCGCTGAAGTAACTCAAATCGATGAAGAAACGATTGAGCATACCAAAACAACGGTTACCGAATTAATAGAATCACTCACTTTAAAATATCCTAAATTAAAATTAAAAGACTTTAAAGTCGCTCAAAATAAAGAATTGGTTTCCAACGAAACCCTATTAACCGGCGAAGACATCGCCATATTACCTCCGTTTGCCGGAGGATAG
- a CDS encoding c-type heme family protein gives MKTKLLYSVLKVLTIQLVVLNLVSCGGVAEESTVDAGEENVFSVDEVLEMVAKENDVTRTLYTKAIVGKGKLQGMKFDEDWRKDDVEAGPLPALFLRGVATSIRKSPVPLGLYLGSDHPVNKANKFEGKQAALFEEIKKDQKPQYFFDEEQKLHTAMFADLASAGACVSCHNAHPQTTKSDWKLGDVMGATTWQYPKDSLSYKETVAVLNSYSKGTIDIYMEYLDEIAAFKDSEKPVIGDKWPADGNYLPTAEVFLDSVRKLASYETMNKLLAMK, from the coding sequence ATGAAAACAAAATTATTATATAGTGTTTTAAAAGTATTAACAATTCAGTTAGTAGTATTGAATTTAGTGTCTTGTGGTGGTGTGGCTGAAGAATCAACTGTCGATGCTGGAGAAGAAAACGTGTTTTCTGTAGATGAGGTATTGGAAATGGTTGCGAAAGAAAATGACGTAACCAGAACTTTATATACAAAAGCAATTGTAGGTAAAGGAAAGTTGCAGGGTATGAAGTTCGATGAAGACTGGAGGAAGGATGATGTGGAAGCAGGGCCATTACCAGCTTTGTTTTTGAGAGGTGTAGCAACGAGTATTAGAAAAAGTCCTGTGCCACTAGGGCTTTACTTAGGGTCGGATCACCCGGTTAACAAGGCTAACAAATTTGAAGGTAAGCAAGCTGCATTATTTGAAGAAATTAAGAAAGATCAAAAGCCTCAATATTTTTTTGATGAAGAGCAAAAGCTGCATACCGCAATGTTTGCTGATTTAGCCAGTGCGGGTGCCTGTGTAAGTTGTCATAACGCTCATCCTCAAACCACAAAAAGTGATTGGAAGTTAGGCGATGTTATGGGGGCTACCACCTGGCAGTATCCAAAAGATTCATTGTCATATAAAGAAACAGTGGCTGTGTTAAATTCTTATTCAAAAGGTACGATTGATATTTATATGGAGTATCTCGATGAAATTGCAGCATTTAAGGATAGTGAAAAACCGGTAATTGGAGATAAGTGGCCGGCAGATGGTAATTATTTACCAACGGCTGAAGTCTTTCTTGACAGTGTGAGAAAGTTGGCTTCATATGAAACCATGAATAAGCTGTTAGCAATGAAATAA
- a CDS encoding Crp/Fnr family transcriptional regulator, which produces MPYNTSCHTCENVNCLIKSNMVALDGVELTVKKNNLRCKKGQQFIIEGAPVNGLFFVLKGKVKVFRTGINGREQIVRFAREGEIIGHRGFGTEEYYSIGAIALEDTVLCYFSKYMLQEALLNSPKFAYDFMLFYANELNKSESKVKSISQMTVRERVIDTLLYINRKFGVNKGFLDVTLSRKEYADYAGTTEEQVIRVFSALKKEKLITAKGKKIGINDIDILKKEISEHNFFLDS; this is translated from the coding sequence ATGCCGTATAATACATCGTGTCATACCTGTGAAAATGTTAATTGCTTAATAAAAAGTAATATGGTGGCTTTGGATGGTGTTGAATTGACAGTTAAAAAGAATAATTTACGATGTAAAAAAGGTCAGCAGTTTATTATAGAGGGTGCGCCTGTTAATGGCTTGTTTTTTGTATTAAAAGGAAAGGTTAAAGTTTTTAGGACAGGTATAAATGGAAGAGAGCAAATTGTTCGTTTTGCTCGTGAAGGTGAAATTATTGGACATCGTGGGTTTGGGACTGAAGAGTATTATTCTATTGGAGCTATTGCATTGGAAGATACCGTACTGTGTTATTTTTCTAAATATATGTTGCAAGAGGCTTTATTGAATAGTCCTAAGTTTGCTTACGATTTTATGCTGTTTTACGCTAACGAGCTAAATAAAAGTGAATCTAAAGTGAAATCTATTTCGCAAATGACGGTTCGTGAACGTGTTATAGATACCTTATTATATATAAATAGAAAATTTGGAGTTAATAAAGGATTTCTTGATGTTACTTTGAGTAGAAAGGAATACGCCGATTACGCCGGAACGACAGAAGAACAGGTAATCAGAGTGTTTTCTGCTTTAAAAAAGGAAAAATTGATTACCGCCAAAGGAAAAAAAATAGGAATTAATGATATAGATATATTGAAAAAGGAGATTAGTGAACATAATTTCTTTTTAGATAGTTAG
- a CDS encoding globin family protein, which translates to MEQKTITLVQESFEKVKPIAATAAEIFYSKLFELDPALKPLFPSGEEAMKVQGNKLMTMLAAAVVGLSNLEALIPVLQDLGKRHVGYNVTPEHYSTVGAALLDTLATGLGDDFTPEVKEAWASVYGTMSTVMIEASY; encoded by the coding sequence ATGGAGCAGAAAACAATCACTTTAGTTCAGGAGTCTTTTGAAAAGGTAAAGCCTATAGCTGCGACAGCGGCTGAAATATTTTATTCTAAGTTGTTCGAGTTAGATCCGGCTTTAAAACCTTTGTTTCCAAGCGGTGAAGAAGCGATGAAAGTTCAAGGCAATAAATTAATGACTATGCTGGCAGCGGCAGTTGTTGGGTTAAGTAATCTGGAGGCTTTAATTCCCGTTTTGCAGGATTTAGGTAAGCGTCATGTAGGTTATAATGTAACGCCTGAGCACTACAGTACCGTTGGGGCAGCTTTATTAGACACGCTTGCAACTGGTTTGGGTGATGATTTTACACCTGAAGTAAAAGAGGCTTGGGCTTCGGTATATGGAACCATGTCTACGGTCATGATTGAGGCTTCTTATTAA
- a CDS encoding ABC transporter ATP-binding protein gives MAYLELNNVYKTYGQGDHATEVLSNINLSIEEGEFVAIVGFTGSGKTTLVNLINGLLQPTRGEVLFKGLPVLGTSHERGVIFQNYSLLPWLTVGQNIYMAVKEAFPKKSKKELHEIVAEYVAMVNLTPAINKRPKELSGGMRQRVAVARALAMKPEMIIMDEPLGALDALTRGNLQDEILNIWGKEKRTALLITNDVDEGIYMADRIIPLRPGPKATLGPEFKIDIERPRDKTELNDNANFKETRNAIIEYLMDIGNERKSVDQEVYELPDLTPKSFVGHF, from the coding sequence ATGGCATACTTAGAACTAAATAACGTATACAAAACCTACGGACAAGGCGATCATGCAACCGAGGTGCTTTCAAATATCAATTTATCGATTGAAGAAGGTGAATTTGTAGCTATCGTTGGGTTTACCGGGAGTGGTAAAACAACTTTAGTAAACTTGATAAATGGCTTATTACAACCAACAAGAGGTGAGGTACTTTTTAAAGGCTTACCGGTTTTAGGAACAAGTCATGAGCGTGGTGTAATTTTTCAAAATTACTCACTGTTGCCATGGTTGACTGTTGGTCAAAATATATACATGGCTGTGAAAGAAGCTTTTCCGAAGAAAAGTAAAAAAGAACTTCATGAGATTGTTGCAGAGTATGTAGCGATGGTGAATTTAACGCCAGCGATAAATAAAAGACCTAAAGAATTGTCTGGGGGGATGCGTCAGCGTGTGGCGGTTGCAAGAGCGTTAGCCATGAAACCCGAAATGATTATTATGGATGAACCACTTGGGGCTTTAGATGCCTTAACTCGAGGAAATCTTCAGGATGAAATTTTAAACATCTGGGGTAAAGAAAAGCGAACTGCTTTATTAATCACCAATGATGTGGATGAAGGGATTTATATGGCAGACCGCATTATTCCATTGCGTCCGGGGCCAAAGGCGACTTTAGGACCAGAGTTTAAAATTGATATTGAACGTCCGCGTGATAAAACCGAGCTTAATGATAATGCAAATTTTAAGGAAACAAGAAATGCTATTATCGAATACTTAATGGATATAGGAAATGAGCGTAAATCTGTAGATCAGGAAGTTTACGAATTACCAGATTTAACACCGAAAAGTTTTGTCGGACACTTTTAA
- a CDS encoding winged helix-turn-helix domain-containing protein, which translates to MSYKIKSRIWIEHEDNVLLGEGRVQLLKAINDTGSLSKAAKSLNISYKKAWDLVDSVNKSAKQPVTINSIGGKGGGGAELTEYGKSLIQVFDDINKNCWEFLDLQLEKIKSL; encoded by the coding sequence ATGAGTTACAAGATAAAAAGTCGCATCTGGATTGAGCATGAAGATAATGTATTGTTGGGTGAAGGTCGCGTACAACTACTTAAAGCTATTAATGACACCGGTTCGCTTTCTAAAGCAGCAAAATCATTAAACATATCTTATAAAAAAGCCTGGGATTTAGTCGATTCTGTAAACAAATCAGCAAAGCAACCCGTTACCATAAACAGTATTGGTGGCAAAGGTGGTGGCGGTGCTGAATTAACCGAATATGGCAAATCATTAATTCAAGTTTTTGATGATATTAATAAAAACTGCTGGGAGTTTTTAGATCTGCAGCTAGAAAAAATCAAATCTCTTTAA